From a region of the Thalassospira sp. TSL5-1 genome:
- a CDS encoding methyl-accepting chemotaxis protein yields MTLSNFSIAAKLRLLLVLVAIALCIPTIFDLFTLRTVLVDDRKENIRQIVDMAATSMQRLADMAKSGDISEEDAKKQALDIVSGMRYDGDNYVFVMDAKGTIIMHPITRSLVGKDTNDIRDVNDKAFLTNLISAAKKGDGGYVNYVWAKPDNSGTAPKLSYARSFKPWGWILTTGIYVDDVDSIFWQRALADIAFAVVLLLVLSLIGFSIGRSITRPLGEITNALQALIAGKTDLELHYADREDEIGELSRAFVVFRENREETDRLQAEQARTQQEHIERAERIEHLIHSFEAEVEENLTVVNAAVTQLRSTAGDMSNQSSHTTEQATAVAAATEQAANNVDTVASAAEQLAASIDEITLQVGRSSDIAHSGSQEADDATELFSALGSASEKIGQVVELIQSIAEQTNLLALNATIEAARAGDAGKGFAVVAAEVKNLANQTTRATEDIAGQIGDIQGSTQNALGAIKHLAARMKELNEVASGIAAAVQQQDAATGEIARNVAEAAAGTKEVSINVDGLRASAEEERQASGEVLHAAKDLSDKSHTLLSQIHTFLREIRAA; encoded by the coding sequence ATGACACTTTCCAATTTTTCAATTGCTGCCAAGTTGCGGCTGCTTTTGGTACTGGTGGCCATAGCACTTTGCATTCCGACAATTTTTGATCTTTTTACATTGCGAACCGTTCTGGTTGACGACCGCAAGGAAAATATCCGTCAGATCGTTGATATGGCGGCAACCAGCATGCAACGTTTGGCAGATATGGCGAAATCCGGCGATATCAGTGAAGAAGATGCCAAGAAGCAGGCGCTCGATATCGTTTCGGGGATGCGATATGACGGGGACAATTACGTTTTTGTCATGGATGCCAAAGGCACCATCATCATGCACCCGATCACCCGGTCGCTGGTGGGCAAAGACACCAACGATATCCGTGATGTCAATGACAAGGCCTTTTTGACCAACCTTATTTCCGCTGCCAAAAAAGGCGATGGCGGCTATGTCAATTATGTCTGGGCCAAACCCGACAATAGCGGCACCGCCCCCAAACTGTCCTATGCCCGCAGCTTTAAACCCTGGGGCTGGATTTTAACAACCGGCATTTACGTTGACGATGTCGACAGCATTTTCTGGCAACGCGCCTTGGCCGATATTGCATTTGCCGTTGTGCTGCTGCTTGTTCTTAGCCTGATTGGTTTTTCTATTGGCCGCTCCATCACGCGCCCGCTCGGCGAAATTACCAATGCCTTACAGGCCCTGATTGCCGGCAAGACCGATTTGGAACTGCATTATGCCGACCGTGAAGACGAAATCGGCGAACTATCGCGTGCCTTTGTCGTATTCCGCGAAAACCGCGAGGAAACAGACCGGCTTCAGGCCGAACAGGCCCGCACCCAGCAAGAACATATTGAACGTGCCGAACGCATCGAACATCTAATTCACAGCTTTGAAGCCGAAGTTGAAGAAAACCTGACTGTGGTCAATGCCGCTGTAACGCAGTTGCGCAGCACAGCTGGCGATATGAGCAACCAGTCATCACACACGACCGAACAGGCCACCGCCGTTGCCGCAGCCACCGAACAGGCCGCCAACAATGTTGATACTGTCGCCTCGGCCGCAGAGCAGCTCGCCGCCTCGATTGATGAAATCACCCTGCAGGTTGGCCGCAGTTCCGACATTGCCCATTCCGGCTCGCAAGAAGCGGACGACGCAACCGAACTGTTTAGCGCCCTGGGTTCGGCCTCGGAAAAAATCGGCCAGGTGGTTGAACTGATCCAGTCCATTGCCGAGCAAACCAACCTTCTCGCACTCAATGCCACCATCGAAGCCGCCCGTGCAGGCGATGCCGGCAAAGGCTTTGCCGTGGTCGCCGCCGAGGTCAAGAACCTTGCCAACCAGACCACCCGTGCCACCGAGGATATTGCCGGGCAGATTGGCGATATTCAGGGATCGACACAAAATGCGCTTGGCGCGATCAAGCATCTTGCCGCCCGCATGAAGGAACTTAACGAGGTTGCATCGGGCATTGCCGCCGCTGTGCAGCAACAGGATGCCGCCACCGGCGAAATTGCTCGCAATGTTGCCGAGGCCGCCGCAGGCACCAAGGAAGTTTCAATCAATGTGGATGGCTTACGCGCCTCGGCAGAGGAAGAACGCCAGGCATCGGGCGAAGTCCTGCATGCTGCCAAGGACCTGAGCGACAAATCGCATACCCTGCTGTCACAAATTCACACCTTCCTGCGCGAAATCCGCGCGGCCTGA
- a CDS encoding P-II family nitrogen regulator, with product MKLVTAVIKPFKLDEVREALSALGVQGLTVTEVKGFGRQKGQTEIYRGAEYMVSFLPKVKLEVAITDNLVDQVVEAITKTAQTGKIGDGKIFVLDVSHAVRIRTGETGDDAL from the coding sequence ATGAAATTGGTTACTGCTGTTATCAAACCGTTCAAGCTTGACGAAGTGCGTGAAGCGTTAAGTGCCCTTGGGGTTCAGGGCCTGACGGTGACTGAAGTCAAGGGTTTTGGCCGCCAGAAAGGTCAAACCGAAATTTATCGTGGCGCCGAATATATGGTCAGCTTCCTGCCGAAGGTGAAGCTGGAAGTCGCGATTACGGATAATCTGGTCGACCAGGTTGTCGAAGCCATCACCAAAACGGCTCAGACCGGAAAAATCGGGGACGGTAAGATTTTCGTTCTCGACGTAAGCCATGCGGTACGGATCCGCACCGGCGAAACCGGCGACGACGCCCTGTAA
- a CDS encoding dienelactone hydrolase family protein produces the protein MIRLKSAIDGFEFDAWHGKTDGVRKGGLVLIQEIFGLDHYILEDAKRWVAQGYEVIVPSMFDRQERGFVADHDADGIATGLKYSRENGTENPVSDVQACVDALRQDGPVFLIGYCYGGTVGWRAAAAIDALSAVVSYYGGGVAAIADMEPKCPVIFNFGRKDPNIPADDVMATIKAAHPAVPVHIYENSGHGFNNDGRPDSNLEDARLARARASALFDACGAVMPGKRP, from the coding sequence ATGATCAGGCTTAAATCGGCAATTGACGGGTTTGAATTTGATGCGTGGCACGGAAAAACCGACGGGGTGCGCAAAGGCGGGCTGGTTTTGATCCAGGAGATTTTTGGTCTGGACCATTACATCCTGGAAGATGCCAAACGCTGGGTTGCCCAGGGGTATGAAGTGATCGTGCCTTCGATGTTTGATCGCCAGGAACGGGGTTTTGTGGCCGATCATGATGCGGATGGCATTGCGACGGGTCTTAAATATTCTCGTGAAAATGGTACTGAAAACCCGGTTTCGGATGTGCAGGCCTGTGTGGATGCCCTAAGGCAGGACGGGCCGGTATTTTTGATTGGCTATTGTTACGGCGGGACCGTTGGCTGGCGTGCGGCAGCCGCGATAGACGCATTATCGGCGGTTGTCAGCTATTATGGCGGTGGTGTTGCCGCGATTGCCGATATGGAACCAAAATGCCCGGTGATCTTCAATTTCGGGCGCAAAGACCCGAATATCCCTGCCGATGATGTGATGGCAACGATCAAGGCGGCGCATCCTGCGGTGCCGGTGCATATTTATGAAAATTCCGGGCATGGCTTTAACAATGATGGCAGGCCGGATTCCAACCTTGAAGATGCCCGTCTTGCACGCGCAAGGGCCAGTGCCCTGTTTGATGCCTGTGGTGCAGTCATGCCGGGCAAAAGACCTTAA
- a CDS encoding aminotransferase class I/II-fold pyridoxal phosphate-dependent enzyme: MFNERLDTLPDYPFPRLATLLDGIAPGKDPLVMSIGEPQHEPPAMITEAMIANAHLWHKYPPGQGTPELRAAIKGWLDRRYDLPEDMIHRDQNIIPVAGTREALYLIATCVIPQDQPGPKPKVLLPNPFYQVYCGAAVLNDAEMVPLPATPETGFLPDLDQIDDETFAACRLFFLCSPANPQGAVASRDYLERIIALARKHNFVLAMDECYADIYDREAPTGALEICAAQHGNMDNVLVFHSLSKRSSAPGLRSGFVAGDAKIIKHFNRLRSYCSATIPMPIMAASTLLWNDDAHAEANRDLYRTKIDIAAEIFGNRFGFHRPAGGFFLWLDVGDDEAATKKIWAEEGVKVIPGRYLALTDSTGTNPGARFIRIALVHDLATTREGLSRINAALSR; the protein is encoded by the coding sequence ATGTTCAACGAACGTCTTGATACCTTGCCAGATTATCCGTTTCCACGGCTTGCCACCCTGCTGGATGGCATTGCACCGGGCAAGGACCCATTGGTGATGTCCATTGGCGAACCCCAGCACGAACCGCCTGCCATGATTACCGAAGCCATGATCGCCAATGCGCATCTTTGGCACAAATATCCGCCGGGACAGGGCACACCGGAACTGCGCGCCGCCATCAAAGGCTGGCTTGACCGCCGCTATGACCTGCCCGAAGACATGATCCATCGTGATCAGAACATCATTCCGGTGGCCGGAACCCGGGAGGCCCTTTATCTGATTGCCACCTGCGTCATCCCCCAGGACCAGCCCGGCCCCAAGCCCAAGGTTTTGCTGCCCAACCCGTTTTATCAGGTCTATTGCGGGGCGGCAGTTCTGAATGACGCAGAAATGGTGCCGTTGCCCGCCACGCCCGAAACCGGCTTCCTGCCCGATCTTGATCAGATCGATGACGAAACATTTGCCGCCTGCCGGTTGTTTTTCCTGTGTTCGCCTGCCAATCCGCAAGGTGCTGTTGCCTCGCGCGATTATCTGGAACGCATCATTGCCCTGGCGCGCAAACACAATTTCGTTCTGGCAATGGATGAATGTTACGCCGACATTTATGACCGCGAAGCCCCGACCGGTGCCCTTGAAATTTGCGCGGCCCAGCATGGCAACATGGATAATGTGCTGGTCTTCCACAGCCTGTCCAAACGCTCCAGCGCACCGGGCCTGCGCTCGGGCTTTGTGGCGGGTGATGCAAAAATCATCAAACATTTCAACCGCCTGCGCAGCTATTGTTCGGCCACCATTCCCATGCCGATCATGGCGGCATCAACCCTGCTTTGGAATGACGATGCCCATGCCGAGGCCAACCGCGACCTTTATCGTACTAAAATCGACATTGCCGCCGAAATTTTTGGCAATCGCTTTGGCTTCCATCGTCCGGCGGGCGGTTTTTTCCTGTGGCTTGATGTGGGCGATGACGAGGCAGCCACCAAAAAAATCTGGGCTGAAGAAGGGGTTAAGGTCATTCCGGGGCGTTATCTTGCGCTGACCGACAGCACAGGCACCAATCCGGGTGCCCGTTTCATTCGCATTGCCCTGGTGCATGATCTGGCGACCACCCGCGAGGGATTAAGCCGGATCAACGCCGCCCTGTCACGCTAA
- a CDS encoding methyl-accepting chemotaxis protein, with translation MVYLSNCTISTKLRLLLGVVAIAFLAVTSYDLFTLKGTLLDGRKQNVRQVIEMATTTVEHYAKLAQSGVLSKEEAQKQALATLQDQRFDGDNYVFIIDRSARILMHPFDPSLNGTDGSRIADENGTRIFAGLVKAASTGQGGYLSYNWPKPGQKTALEKISYGAPFTPWGWVIGTGAYMEDLNTAFWNRAVSDIIVAVIIIAVVGLIGTAISRSTSAPMRDITRAINGLAQGDNDVVVDIPDAAERRDEIGDLARALEVFRSNRKRNEAARLEREREQQIQIERAKHIEKMIHQFEGEISQNLDGVGQAARLLRKTADDMTRQSSDTTDQATAVAAATAQAAQNVDTVAAAAEQLAASIDEITHQVNRSSDIAHTGSQEADEATGIFAALGTASDKIGEVVQLIQSIAEQTNLLALNATIEAARAGDAGKGFAVVAAEVKNLANQTTRATGDIAQQISDIQGSTQNALEAITHISGRMKELNEVSAGIAAAIAQQDSATGEIARNVAEAARGTKDVSTNVAGLRQSAESERSASNEVLESAQGLDEKSRSLMAQFRNFLTAIREA, from the coding sequence ATGGTATACCTATCCAACTGTACAATATCTACTAAACTTCGACTTTTACTTGGTGTCGTCGCTATTGCCTTTTTGGCTGTCACAAGCTACGACCTTTTCACCTTGAAGGGAACTTTGCTTGACGGACGCAAGCAAAATGTGCGCCAAGTAATTGAAATGGCGACCACCACCGTCGAACATTATGCCAAACTGGCGCAATCCGGTGTTCTTTCCAAAGAGGAAGCACAGAAACAGGCATTAGCCACGCTGCAGGACCAGCGATTTGATGGTGACAACTATGTTTTCATTATCGATCGTTCGGCCCGTATTCTGATGCACCCGTTTGACCCGTCACTGAACGGGACGGATGGCTCCCGGATTGCTGATGAAAACGGGACCCGCATTTTTGCCGGGCTGGTCAAGGCTGCCAGCACAGGACAGGGGGGATATCTGTCCTATAACTGGCCCAAACCGGGGCAAAAAACCGCATTGGAAAAAATTTCCTATGGTGCCCCTTTCACCCCGTGGGGTTGGGTGATTGGTACAGGTGCCTATATGGAAGACCTGAACACCGCCTTCTGGAACCGTGCCGTTAGCGATATTATCGTTGCCGTCATCATTATTGCCGTCGTCGGCCTGATCGGGACAGCCATTAGCCGGTCAACCAGCGCGCCAATGCGCGATATTACCCGTGCCATCAATGGATTGGCCCAGGGCGACAATGATGTTGTTGTGGATATTCCCGATGCCGCCGAACGCCGCGATGAAATTGGCGACCTGGCCCGTGCACTGGAAGTTTTCCGATCAAACCGCAAACGTAACGAAGCGGCCCGCCTTGAGCGCGAACGCGAACAACAAATCCAGATCGAACGCGCCAAACATATTGAAAAGATGATTCATCAGTTTGAAGGCGAGATTTCGCAAAACCTGGACGGGGTTGGTCAGGCCGCACGCCTGCTGCGTAAAACAGCCGATGACATGACCCGCCAGTCATCCGACACCACAGACCAGGCCACCGCTGTTGCCGCTGCCACCGCGCAAGCGGCCCAGAATGTCGATACCGTTGCCGCCGCCGCCGAACAGCTTGCCGCCTCCATCGATGAAATCACCCATCAGGTAAATCGCAGTTCTGACATCGCCCATACCGGATCGCAGGAAGCCGATGAAGCCACCGGCATTTTTGCCGCCCTTGGCACGGCATCAGACAAAATCGGTGAAGTCGTACAGCTTATTCAGTCGATTGCCGAACAAACCAACCTTTTGGCCCTGAATGCCACCATCGAAGCCGCCCGCGCGGGCGATGCCGGCAAAGGCTTTGCCGTGGTCGCCGCCGAGGTCAAGAACCTTGCCAATCAAACCACCCGTGCAACTGGCGATATCGCCCAACAGATCAGCGATATTCAGGGCTCTACCCAAAATGCCCTCGAAGCGATCACGCATATTTCCGGCCGGATGAAAGAGCTCAACGAAGTTTCCGCCGGGATTGCCGCCGCAATTGCCCAACAGGATTCGGCAACCGGCGAAATCGCCCGCAATGTTGCCGAAGCCGCCCGGGGCACCAAGGACGTTTCAACCAATGTCGCCGGTTTGCGCCAGTCTGCCGAAAGTGAACGCTCCGCCTCAAACGAGGTATTGGAATCCGCACAGGGACTGGATGAAAAATCACGGTCGCTAATGGCACAGTTCAGAAACTTTTTGACAGCCATTCGCGAAGCCTGA
- a CDS encoding ammonium transporter, producing MEAFQTASDVFFVLMGAIMVLAMHAGFAFLEVGTVRKKNQVNALVKIIVDFAISTIAYFFIGYAVAYGITFFSNANVLSGRELVNGQHAFAASGFDLVKFFFLLTFAAAIPAIISGGIAERAKFWPQLIATAILVGVFYPLFEGIVWNGNFGIQDALANLFGAPFHDFAGSIVVHAVGGWIALGAVIHLGVRKGRYSKTGNLIGIPPSNIPFLALGSWVLCVGWFGFNVMSAQSVNGITGLVAVNSLMAMVGGILSALIAGRNDPGFVHNGALAGLVAVCAGSDVMHPIGALITGGLAGFLFVWGFEKCQAKWKIDDVLGVWPLHGMCGLMGGIACGIFGLSALGGVGGVSFASQLVGSLGGAAYAAVTGFVVYGVLKNTLGIRLDDEAEYYGADLSIHKITAYPEDDVKAS from the coding sequence ATGGAGGCTTTTCAAACTGCCTCGGACGTATTTTTTGTGCTGATGGGGGCCATTATGGTCCTTGCCATGCACGCCGGTTTCGCCTTTCTGGAAGTCGGGACCGTTCGCAAGAAAAACCAGGTCAATGCCCTGGTCAAAATCATTGTCGATTTCGCCATATCGACAATTGCCTATTTTTTCATCGGTTATGCCGTGGCCTATGGCATCACTTTTTTCAGCAATGCCAATGTCTTGTCTGGCAGGGAACTGGTTAACGGCCAGCATGCCTTTGCCGCCAGCGGCTTTGATCTGGTCAAATTCTTTTTCCTGCTGACATTTGCCGCCGCCATCCCGGCCATCATTTCGGGCGGCATTGCCGAACGCGCCAAATTCTGGCCGCAGTTGATCGCAACAGCCATTTTGGTCGGCGTGTTTTATCCGCTATTTGAAGGCATTGTCTGGAATGGCAATTTTGGCATTCAGGATGCCCTTGCCAACCTGTTCGGCGCGCCATTCCATGATTTTGCCGGGTCAATTGTGGTGCATGCCGTGGGTGGCTGGATTGCGCTGGGGGCTGTCATTCATCTTGGCGTGCGCAAGGGACGCTACAGCAAAACCGGAAATTTGATTGGTATTCCACCATCCAACATTCCGTTCCTCGCCCTGGGGTCATGGGTTTTATGTGTCGGCTGGTTTGGCTTTAATGTCATGTCGGCGCAATCGGTTAACGGCATTACCGGCCTTGTCGCGGTTAATTCGCTTATGGCGATGGTGGGCGGCATTCTGAGTGCTCTGATCGCCGGGCGAAACGACCCCGGCTTTGTCCATAACGGCGCGCTGGCCGGGCTGGTTGCAGTTTGTGCCGGGTCCGATGTCATGCACCCGATTGGTGCGTTGATCACGGGGGGCCTTGCGGGTTTTCTGTTTGTCTGGGGGTTCGAGAAATGCCAGGCAAAATGGAAAATCGATGATGTTTTGGGGGTTTGGCCGCTGCATGGCATGTGCGGCTTAATGGGCGGCATTGCCTGTGGCATTTTTGGCCTTTCTGCCCTGGGCGGCGTTGGCGGTGTTTCCTTTGCTTCCCAGCTGGTCGGCTCGCTGGGTGGTGCGGCCTATGCCGCTGTAACCGGATTCGTCGTTTATGGCGTTTTGAAAAACACGCTGGGCATTCGCCTGGATGATGAGGCCGAATATTACGGTGCCGATCTGTCGATCCACAAAATTACCGCCTATCCCGAGGATGACGTTAAGGCCAGCTAA
- a CDS encoding DNA translocase FtsK, with protein MSSQTNLLERGTAFLPSSLVAFLKRGGIQLCGLALTGVGIALFIMLIGFHPGDPSFNHASDNSFIYNPLGIFGAYVADMMLRTLGLGAALLTALIVGWGLRLIALRPFSWMWLRFLLLPLALLLMATAASAVPRGMTWPLTVGYGGFAGDLLLGRLGMLLTLAGIPAGPVFIGLFSLFLGMILTLFCMAYQLSEWRAVGHVLSRIGGTVIYGVGRAIPGTSADDAASMAPGERKGDKNARPRQEPSMERSEKRVAAAVERNTLSASDDEDDYDDIDAQPPVHIVAPPAAKVQPSTKASAQRQSSFDLGVGGEEYSFPPLGLLHEPSDDDYAQIDQEALAQNARLLETVLQDFGVKGEIVQVRPGPVVTLYELEPAAGVKSSRVIGLADDIARSMSAIAARVAVVPGRNVIGIELPNAKRETVHLHEILASNDFEKNSGKLNLSLGKDIGGSPVIADLSKMPHLLIAGTTGSGKSVGVNAMILSLLYKHRPEECRFIMIDPKMLELSIYDGIPHLLTPVVTDPHKAVVSLKWAVREMEDRYRAMSQVGVRNIAGYNKRIKEAAAKGEELTRRVQTGFDPETGKPIFEDQQLPMEPLPFIVVIVDEMADLMLVAGKDVEASIQRLAQMARAAGIHLIMATQRPSVDVITGTIKANFPTRISYSVTSKIDSRTILGEMGAEQLLGQGDMLYMGQGGRLQRVHGPFVSDEEVESIVKHLRDQGDPSYLDEVTEEPEEDPVAAYMAGGAGNAGGAGGNGDDDLYNQAVGIVLREKKASTSFVQRKLSIGYNRAARIIEQMEENGVVSAANHVGKREVLIGNMDGTPFDD; from the coding sequence ATGAGCAGTCAGACAAACCTTCTCGAACGCGGCACCGCTTTCCTTCCCAGTTCGCTGGTCGCGTTCCTGAAACGGGGCGGCATCCAACTGTGTGGATTGGCACTGACAGGCGTCGGGATTGCCCTGTTTATCATGCTGATCGGCTTTCACCCCGGTGATCCATCGTTCAACCATGCCAGCGACAATAGCTTTATTTACAACCCGCTAGGCATTTTTGGCGCCTATGTCGCCGATATGATGTTGCGCACCCTCGGTCTTGGCGCAGCATTACTAACCGCGTTGATCGTCGGCTGGGGCCTGCGCCTGATTGCCCTGCGCCCGTTTAGCTGGATGTGGCTGCGCTTTTTGTTATTGCCGCTGGCCTTGCTGTTAATGGCAACGGCGGCATCGGCCGTACCGCGCGGCATGACCTGGCCGTTAACAGTGGGCTATGGCGGTTTTGCCGGTGATTTATTGCTCGGCAGGCTTGGCATGTTGCTTACCCTGGCGGGCATTCCTGCCGGGCCGGTCTTTATTGGCCTGTTCAGCCTGTTCCTTGGCATGATTTTGACCCTGTTTTGCATGGCCTATCAGCTTTCGGAATGGCGTGCTGTTGGCCATGTCCTGTCGCGTATCGGTGGCACGGTGATTTACGGGGTTGGCCGGGCCATTCCTGGCACCAGCGCCGATGACGCGGCCAGCATGGCTCCGGGCGAACGCAAGGGCGATAAAAACGCCCGCCCGCGCCAGGAACCATCAATGGAACGGTCGGAAAAACGTGTCGCCGCCGCCGTCGAACGCAACACGCTGTCCGCCAGTGATGACGAAGACGATTACGACGATATCGACGCCCAGCCGCCAGTTCATATTGTGGCCCCGCCGGCGGCCAAGGTCCAACCCAGCACCAAGGCATCAGCCCAGCGCCAGTCCTCCTTTGATCTGGGTGTTGGGGGGGAAGAATACAGCTTTCCGCCGCTGGGTTTGCTGCATGAACCCAGTGACGATGATTACGCCCAGATCGACCAGGAAGCCCTAGCGCAAAATGCCCGCCTGCTTGAAACCGTGCTGCAGGATTTCGGCGTAAAGGGTGAAATTGTTCAGGTTCGTCCCGGCCCGGTGGTAACACTTTATGAACTGGAACCCGCAGCAGGGGTTAAATCATCGCGCGTGATTGGCCTGGCCGACGATATTGCCCGTTCCATGAGCGCGATTGCCGCGCGCGTGGCCGTGGTGCCGGGGCGCAATGTAATTGGTATCGAACTGCCAAATGCCAAACGCGAAACCGTGCATTTGCATGAAATTCTGGCCTCGAATGATTTCGAGAAAAACAGCGGCAAACTTAATCTCAGCCTGGGCAAGGATATTGGCGGGTCCCCCGTTATTGCCGACCTGTCCAAAATGCCGCACCTGCTGATTGCAGGTACCACCGGTTCGGGTAAATCCGTCGGGGTCAACGCCATGATCCTGAGCCTGCTTTACAAACACCGGCCCGAGGAATGCCGTTTCATCATGATCGACCCGAAAATGCTGGAACTGTCGATTTATGATGGCATCCCGCATTTGTTAACCCCGGTGGTGACGGACCCGCACAAGGCCGTTGTGTCGCTGAAATGGGCGGTGCGCGAAATGGAAGACCGCTACCGCGCCATGAGCCAGGTGGGTGTGCGTAACATTGCGGGCTACAACAAACGCATCAAGGAAGCCGCCGCCAAGGGCGAAGAATTGACCCGCCGTGTTCAAACCGGCTTTGACCCGGAAACCGGCAAGCCGATTTTTGAAGACCAACAGCTTCCGATGGAGCCCCTGCCCTTCATCGTGGTTATCGTCGATGAAATGGCCGACTTGATGCTGGTGGCGGGCAAGGATGTTGAAGCCTCGATCCAGCGACTGGCACAGATGGCGCGTGCGGCAGGCATTCATTTGATCATGGCCACCCAGCGCCCGTCGGTGGACGTGATCACGGGGACGATCAAGGCCAACTTCCCGACCCGTATTTCCTATTCCGTGACCTCGAAAATCGATTCGCGCACCATTCTCGGTGAAATGGGCGCCGAACAATTGCTGGGTCAGGGGGATATGCTCTATATGGGCCAGGGTGGCCGCCTGCAGCGTGTTCACGGGCCGTTTGTGTCCGACGAGGAAGTCGAAAGCATCGTCAAACATCTGCGTGACCAGGGCGACCCGTCCTATTTGGATGAAGTTACCGAAGAACCCGAAGAGGACCCGGTTGCGGCCTATATGGCTGGTGGCGCAGGTAATGCCGGTGGCGCGGGCGGCAATGGCGATGATGACCTGTATAACCAGGCCGTCGGCATCGTTCTGCGCGAGAAAAAGGCATCGACCAGCTTTGTTCAGCGCAAATTATCGATCGGCTATAACCGGGCTGCCCGCATCATTGAACAAATGGAAGAAAACGGCGTGGTTTCTGCCGCCAACCATGTTGGCAAGCGCGAAGTGCTGATCGGCAATATGGACGGCACGCCATTTGACGATTAA
- the amt gene encoding ammonium transporter — protein sequence MKISMKHTGLAGLIGAATLAMIEPASAQDAAAASGVSGETGYIFNTFSFLIHGALVMWMAAGFAMLEAGLVRSKNVATILLKNVALFAAAGIMYYLVGYNLMYAGVDGGWIGSFGIWSPDDAAALAGDYSAGYASTSDWFFQMVFVATAASVVSGTVAERIKLWPFMIFTVVLTSVIYPITGSWQWGGGWLSEMGFYDFAGSTLVHSVGGWAALTGAIILGARKGKFGADGSVHPMPGSNLTLATIGTMILWLGWFGFNGGSQLAMNTASDVIAIANIYANTSMAAAGGVIAAMILTQILYKKVDLTMALNGALAGLVSITAGPDTPSIGAAIIIGAIGGILVVIAVPLVDKCKIDDVVGAVSVHLVCGIWGTLAVPITNADVSFGVQLTGVVAIGAFTVVASAIVWLILKFTVGIRLSEEDEAMGTDTAELGLEAYPEFGKGSQRF from the coding sequence ATGAAAATCTCGATGAAACATACCGGCCTTGCCGGGTTAATTGGGGCCGCCACACTGGCAATGATCGAACCGGCCTCGGCACAGGATGCCGCCGCCGCTTCCGGGGTTTCCGGTGAAACCGGCTACATTTTCAACACTTTCAGCTTCCTGATTCACGGCGCACTGGTCATGTGGATGGCAGCAGGCTTTGCCATGCTTGAAGCGGGCCTCGTTCGCTCCAAGAACGTTGCCACCATCCTGCTTAAAAACGTCGCCCTGTTTGCCGCAGCGGGCATCATGTATTACCTCGTCGGGTATAACCTGATGTATGCTGGTGTTGATGGCGGCTGGATCGGCAGCTTCGGCATCTGGAGCCCGGATGACGCAGCAGCTCTTGCTGGTGATTATTCGGCTGGTTATGCGTCTACATCCGACTGGTTCTTCCAGATGGTGTTTGTCGCAACGGCAGCATCGGTTGTCTCGGGTACTGTTGCAGAACGCATCAAACTGTGGCCGTTCATGATTTTCACCGTTGTCCTGACCTCGGTTATCTATCCGATCACCGGTTCATGGCAGTGGGGCGGCGGCTGGTTATCCGAAATGGGCTTCTATGACTTCGCCGGTTCAACCCTGGTTCACTCGGTCGGTGGCTGGGCCGCTTTGACCGGTGCCATCATCCTCGGTGCCCGTAAAGGTAAATTTGGCGCAGACGGTTCGGTTCATCCGATGCCGGGTTCCAACCTGACCCTTGCCACCATCGGCACCATGATCCTGTGGCTCGGCTGGTTCGGCTTCAATGGTGGCTCGCAGCTTGCCATGAACACCGCCAGTGACGTTATCGCCATTGCCAACATCTATGCCAACACCTCGATGGCAGCAGCTGGCGGCGTGATTGCAGCCATGATCCTGACCCAGATCCTTTACAAAAAGGTCGATCTGACAATGGCGCTTAACGGTGCCCTGGCAGGTCTGGTATCGATCACGGCGGGTCCAGATACCCCGTCGATTGGTGCAGCCATCATCATCGGTGCGATCGGTGGTATTCTGGTTGTGATCGCGGTTCCGCTGGTTGACAAATGCAAAATCGACGACGTTGTCGGTGCTGTATCCGTTCACCTTGTTTGCGGCATCTGGGGTACGCTTGCTGTTCCGATCACCAATGCCGACGTTTCCTTCGGCGTTCAGTTGACCGGCGTTGTTGCCATCGGTGCCTTCACGGTTGTTGCTTCGGCCATCGTCTGGTTGATCCTGAAATTTACCGTTGGCATCCGCCTGTCGGAAGAAGACGAAGCAATGGGGACCGATACTGCGGAACTGGGCCTCGAAGCCTATCCGGAATTCGGCAAAGGTTCGCAGCGTTTCTAA